The following coding sequences lie in one Fimbriimonadaceae bacterium genomic window:
- a CDS encoding endonuclease domain-containing protein, with protein MPEKSKQLREYARQNREGMTDAERALWRNLRRKEIGFRFRRQQPVGYYILDFYCASARVAIELDGSGHSDLKEYDEERTKYLEAENIYVMRFTNNDVLSDVESVVARILEICESRQGFRY; from the coding sequence GTGCCAGAGAAGTCCAAGCAGCTCCGTGAATATGCCCGTCAAAACCGCGAGGGCATGACCGACGCTGAGCGTGCATTATGGAGAAATCTGCGCAGGAAGGAGATCGGATTTCGCTTTCGTAGGCAACAACCGGTCGGCTACTACATCTTGGATTTCTACTGCGCGTCAGCCAGGGTTGCCATCGAGCTTGATGGTTCTGGACATAGCGATCTGAAGGAATATGATGAAGAGCGAACTAAGTACTTGGAAGCTGAGAACATCTATGTGATGCGCTTCACCAACAACGACGTTCTTTCCGATGTCGAGTCCGTTGTCGCCAGAATTCTTGAGATATGTGAGTCTCGCCAAGGATTCCGCTATTGA
- a CDS encoding bifunctional folylpolyglutamate synthase/dihydrofolate synthase, whose product MSALPRPMTYRQAADYLSSLKHKKWRGGLDRMEEFVRRAGLEEAVLGERPRFIHVTGTNGKGSTAAFIQSMLVQSGHKTGGYFSPYVYDIRERIQVDSQMISEEAFASLAERLAPIAETFEETEFGGVSEFEFKTAMGFLAWKEADCDWVSLEVGIGGRLDSTNLVNPACSVIVSIGLDHTDLLGSTHAEIAAQKAGIVKPGRPTVVGTLPVEAELTIAEVCRQQDSQLWRLGREITVLPTGQDYSVAMPGRLIEGLVPGLPGSYQVDNMALAAAAMVASGAHVSDCAVREGAKQTRLPGRFERRAIEGKECILDGAHNGESAHTIAEAIRNQYPGRPVVLLTAMLAGHDPDRFYRAFEGMTDRAVVTEVEFYRRVPAEELAEKIRSHFRCVESIPNSAEALRRALEVTPDNGILLITGSFYLLGDLYPTFTAR is encoded by the coding sequence ATGTCCGCTTTGCCCCGACCGATGACCTACCGCCAAGCGGCTGACTATCTGAGCTCATTGAAGCACAAGAAGTGGCGGGGCGGGCTTGACCGCATGGAAGAGTTCGTCCGACGCGCGGGTCTTGAAGAGGCGGTGCTGGGTGAAAGGCCGCGCTTTATCCACGTCACCGGCACAAATGGGAAGGGGTCTACCGCAGCTTTCATACAGTCCATGCTGGTCCAATCTGGGCACAAGACCGGAGGCTACTTCAGCCCTTACGTTTACGACATACGCGAGCGAATTCAGGTTGACAGCCAGATGATCTCGGAGGAGGCGTTTGCTTCCCTTGCTGAGCGGCTGGCCCCAATTGCAGAGACATTTGAGGAGACCGAGTTTGGGGGCGTGTCCGAGTTTGAGTTTAAGACCGCGATGGGGTTTCTCGCGTGGAAGGAGGCGGACTGTGATTGGGTTTCGTTGGAGGTTGGGATCGGGGGACGGCTCGATTCGACCAATCTTGTGAATCCGGCTTGCAGCGTGATTGTTTCGATCGGGCTGGACCACACAGACCTGCTGGGCTCTACCCACGCTGAAATCGCCGCTCAGAAGGCAGGAATCGTGAAACCTGGGAGACCAACCGTTGTCGGAACGCTCCCGGTGGAGGCTGAACTTACCATTGCTGAGGTTTGTCGACAGCAGGACAGCCAGCTTTGGCGCTTGGGACGCGAGATCACAGTTCTCCCGACGGGTCAGGATTACTCGGTGGCGATGCCTGGTCGATTAATTGAGGGACTCGTTCCTGGGCTGCCGGGCAGTTATCAGGTGGATAACATGGCTTTGGCTGCGGCAGCGATGGTTGCTTCCGGGGCACATGTGTCGGATTGTGCAGTTCGAGAGGGGGCGAAACAGACTCGCCTTCCGGGCAGGTTTGAGCGAAGAGCCATCGAGGGGAAAGAGTGCATCCTTGACGGAGCACACAACGGAGAGTCGGCGCACACCATTGCCGAAGCGATTCGGAATCAATATCCAGGCAGGCCCGTGGTGTTGCTCACGGCTATGCTGGCAGGGCATGATCCCGACCGATTCTATCGGGCTTTTGAGGGGATGACGGATCGTGCCGTCGTGACCGAGGTTGAATTCTATCGACGGGTGCCAGCAGAAGAGTTAGCGGAGAAGATTCGTTCGCACTTTCGGTGCGTTGAGTCGATTCCTAACAGCGCAGAGGCGCTACGTCGCGCCCTTGAGGTCACGCCGGATAACGGCATCCTCCTCATCACAGGCAGCTTCTACCTGCTGGGCGATCTGTATCCCACGTTCACCGCACGATAG
- a CDS encoding DUF2089 domain-containing protein: MSKDSQHTLPHRDPISGKPLYVSELACEESGVTIRGRFAIPPYAQLDPDQAHFLETFLRCRGMLSSMEKELGVSYPTVRARLDALLQALDLKPIKDDTKTKEKLEERKRKILDDLEAGKISADEAKRKIKEGVKA, translated from the coding sequence ATGAGCAAAGATTCGCAGCACACGTTGCCTCATCGCGATCCGATCTCGGGCAAGCCGCTCTATGTTTCAGAGCTGGCCTGTGAAGAGAGCGGCGTTACGATTCGAGGCAGATTCGCCATTCCGCCATATGCGCAACTTGACCCTGACCAAGCCCATTTTCTGGAGACTTTTCTTCGGTGCCGTGGGATGCTCAGCTCCATGGAGAAAGAGTTGGGCGTTAGCTATCCCACGGTACGGGCTCGTCTGGACGCCTTGCTGCAGGCGCTTGACCTGAAGCCGATTAAAGATGATACAAAGACCAAGGAGAAGCTGGAGGAGCGGAAGAGGAAGATCCTCGATGATTTGGAGGCCGGGAAGATCTCGGCTGATGAGGCTAAGCGGAAGATCAAAGAAGGTGTTAAGGCATGA
- a CDS encoding sodium/proton-translocating pyrophosphatase, whose product MNSLKAFFVLMASMLGMLLPTKAFASGGEDVTLNFASSDLIYLYVSLFFGALAVLCAWFVGKQVMAQSPGDEKMQSVGLAIREGALAYLKQQVKTMLYFVGALALVLGVYYSQTYSAAMGIAIAVCFMAGVGASYGAGYIGMLMAVNGNMRTASAALTSYKRALEVAFRSGAVAGLVTVGMGLIGATLIFLIAKGDAMKLLVGFGFGGSLAALFMRVGGGIFTKAADVGADLVGKVEAGIPEDDPRNPAVIADNVGDNVGDCAGMAADIFESYEVTLVAAIVLGAATAAIFDQTTWMKLILFALMARGVGIIASIIGIFMVKGSDNVDDDPLKAIRRGFTGSAIIAGVATLVLAFFMMGGMSMINKNMKPIGTDRLVSLSHYEKEEHKVVVQVREEVAKSKGIPSWQIKPEDIKDDPRIKALKFDEGQPGDQMLQQALMPDNMRPKEVVLQGYKRIDRSDKNSVLYKYSTMKPAEPGDSPTAPQYITLGDFFDTEKEVDRDGKKILEKVNEIVVFKINFSQPEQKGPDGQTVAATSRVIWIALPKNFLLEQKKMMEENKLGSIEILHEAPLAFYATDDGSLAAGIEAPVGTGPQQVEFPHRVIVQLPSYYKYSPDEMAGFAKEMQEGKIQSLPQQNIELGHVDHQVVPWYLFAFAIIIGILMAFAFEAMTDYYVSTHKKPVQEVAGVATAGPAPMIISGFALACESSVFSVLAIVVALIVPMFLFPPALYGGLILSFYGIALVGLGLLTTTGFILAMDTFGPISDNAQGVFEMSGAGHTSPEGAKAVQRLDAAGNTTKALTKGFAIATAVVAAVALFHSYIESAKLTGIGLPLDVPAIFLGFMIGGAAPFLFAAFSINAVGRAAFELINEVRRQFRNDPGIMAGTSKPNYGSCVAIVTKAAQTELLGPGVLAIALPLATAFGFAMLPGGRTTIGGVEYNLSGAQALGGFLAGSILSGQLLAVMLANSGGIWDNAKKVIEDGLHGGKGTEAHKAAVVCDTVGDPFKDTAGPALNPLIKVMNLVALLLAPTIILPYDWKVLATITTLCLAALAFSIWWSKRASMLTGMEAAVAQAPAAGKRPLDAPAPKKRITVDDDESEGEKVE is encoded by the coding sequence ATGAACTCCCTGAAAGCGTTCTTCGTCTTGATGGCATCCATGCTCGGGATGCTCCTGCCGACCAAGGCTTTTGCCTCCGGCGGAGAAGACGTCACGCTGAATTTTGCGAGTTCAGACCTCATTTACCTCTATGTGTCGCTGTTCTTTGGCGCACTAGCTGTCTTATGCGCTTGGTTCGTTGGAAAGCAAGTCATGGCGCAGTCGCCTGGCGACGAAAAGATGCAGAGCGTTGGCTTAGCCATCCGGGAGGGCGCACTCGCCTACCTGAAGCAGCAAGTCAAGACGATGCTCTACTTCGTCGGAGCTCTTGCGCTTGTGCTCGGCGTCTACTACAGCCAGACCTACAGCGCTGCTATGGGTATTGCCATTGCAGTCTGTTTTATGGCTGGTGTTGGTGCATCATATGGCGCTGGCTACATCGGCATGCTCATGGCCGTCAACGGCAACATGCGCACCGCTTCGGCAGCTCTAACCAGCTACAAGCGTGCTCTTGAAGTCGCATTCCGCTCAGGAGCGGTGGCGGGCTTGGTCACGGTCGGTATGGGCTTGATCGGTGCTACGCTGATCTTCCTCATCGCCAAGGGCGACGCCATGAAGCTGCTGGTCGGCTTTGGTTTTGGAGGATCGCTCGCCGCGCTCTTTATGCGTGTTGGTGGAGGCATCTTCACAAAGGCCGCCGACGTTGGCGCTGACCTCGTAGGTAAGGTCGAAGCCGGTATCCCCGAAGACGACCCCCGCAACCCCGCCGTTATCGCCGACAACGTTGGTGACAACGTCGGTGACTGCGCGGGAATGGCCGCCGACATCTTCGAATCTTACGAAGTCACACTCGTCGCTGCAATCGTTCTCGGTGCTGCAACTGCCGCAATCTTCGATCAGACGACCTGGATGAAGCTCATCCTCTTCGCTCTCATGGCCCGTGGCGTTGGCATCATTGCCTCAATCATCGGCATCTTCATGGTGAAGGGATCGGACAACGTCGACGACGACCCGCTCAAGGCTATCCGCCGTGGCTTCACAGGCTCTGCCATCATTGCTGGAGTCGCCACCCTCGTGCTCGCCTTCTTTATGATGGGCGGCATGTCGATGATTAACAAGAACATGAAGCCGATCGGCACCGACCGTCTCGTGTCGCTTTCTCACTACGAGAAAGAAGAGCACAAGGTCGTTGTCCAGGTTCGTGAAGAAGTTGCAAAGTCTAAAGGCATCCCCTCTTGGCAGATCAAACCGGAAGATATCAAGGACGATCCGCGCATCAAGGCGTTGAAGTTCGACGAGGGCCAACCCGGAGATCAGATGCTCCAGCAAGCGCTCATGCCGGACAACATGAGGCCCAAGGAAGTTGTCCTTCAAGGCTATAAGAGAATCGATCGGAGCGACAAGAATTCCGTTCTCTATAAGTACTCCACGATGAAGCCGGCAGAGCCGGGCGATTCGCCCACTGCCCCTCAGTACATCACGCTTGGCGACTTCTTCGATACGGAGAAAGAAGTCGACAGAGACGGTAAGAAGATCCTCGAAAAGGTAAACGAGATTGTCGTCTTCAAAATCAACTTCAGCCAACCCGAGCAAAAGGGCCCCGACGGTCAAACCGTTGCCGCCACGAGCAGGGTGATCTGGATTGCTCTTCCCAAGAACTTCCTTCTTGAGCAGAAGAAGATGATGGAGGAGAACAAACTCGGCTCCATCGAGATCCTACACGAGGCTCCGCTGGCGTTCTACGCGACCGATGATGGCTCGCTTGCCGCTGGCATTGAAGCGCCGGTAGGGACTGGTCCTCAGCAGGTGGAATTCCCCCATCGTGTGATCGTCCAACTGCCCTCCTACTACAAGTACTCGCCAGACGAGATGGCGGGATTTGCAAAGGAGATGCAGGAAGGGAAAATCCAAAGTCTGCCCCAACAAAACATCGAACTGGGTCACGTTGACCACCAGGTTGTCCCGTGGTATCTGTTCGCGTTTGCGATCATCATCGGCATCTTGATGGCGTTCGCTTTCGAAGCGATGACCGACTATTACGTTTCGACGCACAAGAAGCCCGTTCAGGAAGTTGCCGGTGTTGCAACTGCCGGTCCGGCTCCGATGATCATCTCCGGATTTGCACTCGCTTGTGAATCCAGCGTGTTCTCGGTGCTTGCTATCGTCGTCGCGCTCATCGTTCCGATGTTCCTCTTCCCGCCTGCGCTGTACGGCGGCCTGATCTTGAGCTTCTACGGAATCGCTCTCGTCGGCCTCGGATTGCTCACCACCACAGGATTCATCCTCGCGATGGACACCTTTGGACCCATCTCAGACAACGCTCAGGGCGTCTTTGAGATGTCGGGAGCAGGTCATACAAGTCCAGAAGGTGCAAAAGCAGTTCAGCGGCTGGACGCGGCTGGCAACACAACCAAGGCCCTCACCAAGGGCTTTGCCATCGCCACCGCGGTGGTTGCGGCGGTCGCCCTGTTCCACTCGTACATCGAGTCGGCCAAGCTCACAGGAATTGGCCTTCCACTCGACGTACCCGCGATCTTCCTTGGATTTATGATCGGTGGAGCTGCGCCGTTCCTCTTCGCTGCGTTCTCGATCAACGCAGTAGGTCGCGCTGCATTCGAACTGATCAACGAAGTTCGTCGGCAGTTCCGCAACGACCCAGGCATCATGGCGGGCACAAGCAAGCCGAACTACGGCAGCTGTGTGGCTATCGTCACAAAGGCTGCTCAGACAGAGCTGCTTGGACCGGGCGTACTCGCCATTGCACTTCCGCTCGCAACCGCGTTTGGATTTGCAATGTTGCCCGGTGGTCGAACCACCATCGGTGGAGTCGAATACAACCTCAGCGGCGCGCAGGCCCTTGGTGGCTTCCTCGCCGGTTCAATCCTCTCCGGTCAGCTTCTCGCCGTTATGCTTGCCAACTCAGGCGGAATTTGGGATAACGCAAAGAAGGTCATTGAGGATGGACTTCACGGAGGAAAGGGCACAGAAGCTCACAAGGCTGCTGTTGTCTGCGACACCGTTGGCGACCCATTCAAGGATACGGCTGGTCCGGCCCTGAACCCGCTCATCAAGGTCATGAACCTTGTGGCGCTTCTGTTGGCCCCGACGATCATCCTTCCCTACGACTGGAAGGTCCTGGCAACCATTACAACCCTGTGTCTTGCCGCGCTCGCGTTCTCGATCTGGTGGTCGAAGCGAGCAAGCATGCTGACAGGAATGGAAGCAGCCGTCGCCCAAGCTCCCGCCGCAGGTAAGCGCCCGCTCGATGCACCCGCACCGAAAAAGCGCATCACCGTCGACGACGATGAGTCGGAAGGTGAGAAGGTCGAATAG
- a CDS encoding Zn-dependent oligopeptidase: MKARILLLVLSAIVAAGAFAQEVPANVAKSLKDASAAVAKIVALPAGQRTFENTVAELDRITAKMDTETSLTAFMQFVSTDAKERENSRAADEAIQNWYIDLGKNEALYKVLKSVADKKPKLDPVQQRLMDFTLRDYRRSGMDLSKEKRDRLKEIEIELTKLSIEFDTNIAEDATRLPLTSAELKGVPPEALAGKPKNGDVYLLGMDGPTYGAIMDYCEVEATRQKTQWLYRRRAVKNVQVLEKLLKLRWEQATLLGYKNTVDYEVEVRMAKNSETIKKFYDDLLPVVRKKALADFAEFEAAKKEFTKDSDAKFMPWDYSFTKNYLMRTKYAVDSQKVSEYFPMERVMEGLFGIIQSLYGVEMRDVTSKAKELGLPIWHEDVKLYEFYDKASGKLLGRLYTDLYPRDNKYNHAACWGLQARRVLADGTVVPPLAALVCNFTKGTAEKPSLLPHDEVETFFHEFGHGLHNLFTTANYARFAGTAVARDFVEAPSQMFENWVWRPEALKTFAKHYKTDEVIPDSLIASMKAARTLGSGIETEGQLFLGNMDYAFHTAPGGNVDTTKVAGEVYEKFTLYKNVPGTFFQAAFGHLTGYQGAYYGYMWSLVYAQDMFQRFDELGVLDPKAGAYYRDKVLARGGTMDEMEMLRDYLGRDPKMDAFLKHLGLGGG, translated from the coding sequence ATGAAAGCCCGAATCCTTCTCCTCGTCCTTTCGGCGATCGTCGCGGCGGGGGCGTTCGCCCAGGAAGTCCCGGCGAACGTCGCCAAGTCACTCAAGGACGCCAGCGCGGCTGTCGCCAAGATCGTCGCCCTGCCTGCCGGACAGCGGACGTTTGAAAACACCGTCGCCGAGCTCGACCGCATCACCGCCAAGATGGACACCGAGACCAGCCTCACCGCGTTCATGCAGTTTGTGAGCACCGACGCCAAGGAGCGCGAGAACTCCCGCGCCGCCGACGAGGCCATCCAGAACTGGTACATCGATCTTGGCAAGAACGAGGCGCTGTACAAGGTTCTCAAGTCGGTTGCCGACAAGAAGCCCAAGCTCGACCCCGTGCAGCAGCGACTGATGGATTTCACGCTGCGCGACTATCGACGCTCCGGCATGGACCTCTCCAAAGAGAAGCGCGACCGGCTGAAAGAGATTGAGATCGAGCTGACCAAGCTGAGCATCGAATTCGACACCAATATCGCCGAAGATGCCACCCGCCTTCCCCTCACCTCGGCAGAGCTGAAGGGCGTTCCGCCGGAAGCCTTGGCGGGCAAGCCGAAGAACGGCGACGTTTATCTGCTGGGCATGGACGGCCCCACCTACGGCGCGATCATGGACTATTGCGAAGTAGAGGCCACACGCCAAAAGACGCAGTGGCTCTATCGCCGCCGCGCGGTCAAGAACGTGCAGGTTCTGGAGAAGCTGCTGAAGCTTCGATGGGAGCAGGCCACGCTGCTGGGCTACAAGAACACGGTCGATTACGAAGTCGAAGTCCGCATGGCGAAGAACTCGGAGACGATCAAGAAGTTTTACGACGATCTGCTTCCGGTGGTCCGCAAGAAGGCTCTTGCCGACTTTGCCGAGTTTGAGGCCGCCAAGAAGGAGTTCACCAAGGACTCGGATGCCAAGTTCATGCCGTGGGACTACTCGTTCACCAAGAACTATCTGATGCGCACCAAGTATGCGGTGGACAGCCAGAAAGTGAGCGAATACTTCCCGATGGAGCGCGTGATGGAGGGCCTGTTCGGCATCATCCAGAGCCTCTACGGCGTGGAGATGCGGGATGTGACCAGCAAGGCCAAGGAGCTGGGTCTGCCGATCTGGCACGAGGACGTGAAGCTGTACGAGTTCTACGACAAGGCTTCCGGCAAGCTGCTGGGACGGCTCTACACCGACCTCTACCCCCGCGACAACAAGTACAACCATGCGGCGTGCTGGGGTCTGCAGGCCCGTCGGGTGCTGGCGGATGGCACGGTCGTTCCCCCGCTTGCGGCTTTGGTCTGCAACTTCACCAAGGGCACAGCCGAGAAGCCTTCCCTGCTTCCACACGACGAAGTGGAGACTTTCTTCCACGAGTTCGGACACGGTTTGCACAACCTGTTCACCACCGCCAACTATGCTCGGTTTGCGGGCACGGCGGTCGCGCGAGATTTCGTTGAAGCGCCCTCGCAGATGTTTGAGAACTGGGTGTGGCGTCCCGAGGCGTTGAAGACCTTTGCCAAGCATTACAAGACCGACGAGGTCATTCCAGATAGCCTGATCGCCAGCATGAAGGCCGCGCGAACGCTCGGCAGCGGCATCGAGACCGAAGGCCAGCTCTTCCTCGGCAACATGGACTATGCGTTCCACACCGCTCCCGGTGGGAACGTGGACACGACCAAGGTCGCAGGCGAAGTTTATGAGAAGTTCACGCTCTACAAGAACGTGCCAGGGACGTTCTTCCAGGCTGCATTCGGACACCTGACCGGATATCAGGGCGCGTACTACGGCTATATGTGGTCGCTGGTCTATGCGCAGGATATGTTCCAGCGGTTTGACGAGCTGGGCGTCCTGGACCCGAAGGCGGGGGCCTACTACCGCGACAAGGTTTTGGCGCGGGGCGGCACGATGGACGAGATGGAGATGCTGCGGGATTATCTGGGCCGTGATCCGAAGATGGATGCGTTCTTGAAGCATCTTGGGCTCGGAGGGGGATAG
- a CDS encoding redoxin domain-containing protein: protein MPLNIGDPAPDFVLKNSEMTEVKLSDGFGKKNTVLLFFPAAFSGPCTQELCDVSQGLGFKADENTQVFGISADTPFALKAWAAQSGITTTLLSDYKREVINAYDAVLPDLAGLGPSAARVVVVIDKSGVVRYAQQTPEPKDMPDFAAVQQVLAGL, encoded by the coding sequence ATGCCGCTAAATATAGGAGATCCCGCCCCCGATTTTGTGCTTAAGAATTCGGAGATGACAGAAGTCAAACTGAGTGATGGCTTTGGCAAGAAGAACACGGTTTTGCTGTTCTTTCCGGCCGCTTTCTCTGGACCGTGCACCCAAGAGCTTTGCGATGTGAGCCAAGGGCTTGGGTTTAAGGCCGACGAGAACACTCAGGTCTTTGGTATCAGCGCAGACACTCCCTTTGCCCTGAAGGCTTGGGCCGCACAAAGTGGAATTACGACAACCTTGCTGAGCGATTATAAGAGGGAAGTGATCAACGCTTATGACGCCGTTCTGCCCGATTTGGCTGGGTTGGGGCCGTCGGCGGCGAGGGTTGTTGTGGTTATCGACAAGAGTGGCGTTGTGCGTTATGCACAGCAAACGCCTGAGCCCAAGGACATGCCGGATTTTGCGGCTGTTCAGCAAGTTCTGGCTGGGCTTTAG
- the purD gene encoding phosphoribosylamine--glycine ligase has translation MRILVIGSGGREHALVWKLAQEAEVFAAPGNPGIAQICECFPVSPTDHKAVIDLAVKLTVDFVLVGPENPLIDGLGSSLIESGIPVVGPNPDGAQLEGSKAFSKELMADAHIPTAEFQIFTHPEPAKDYVKTMFDAGRQVAVKVSGLALGKGVTVCSTLEEATEAIDAAMVEKVFGDAGHTLVIEERLTGREFSLLTLCSGTHFRSLPVAQDYKRIFDGDRGPNTGGMGTFSPVPWITDDIVRQTEAAVVAPLLNMLKDRGIDYRGVLFSGLMFDGMKIKCLEYNVRFGDPETQSVMKRLGSGFAAALYAVAKGEPIPAFQVKPNAVVTVVLASANYPAAPQTSFPITLPETIPDGLNIFHAGTKIVDGTLTNSGGRVLAVSAEAPDLGQARETAYDVAKQIAFEGVQYRTDIASI, from the coding sequence ATGCGGATTCTTGTCATCGGTTCGGGCGGACGTGAGCACGCCCTCGTATGGAAACTCGCTCAAGAAGCGGAAGTCTTTGCTGCCCCCGGCAACCCCGGCATCGCACAAATCTGCGAGTGCTTCCCTGTGTCCCCAACCGATCACAAAGCCGTCATTGACCTTGCCGTCAAGCTAACCGTTGACTTTGTCCTTGTTGGACCGGAGAACCCCCTCATCGACGGGCTTGGTAGCTCTCTCATAGAGTCAGGGATCCCCGTCGTCGGGCCCAACCCCGACGGCGCCCAGCTCGAAGGTTCCAAGGCTTTCTCCAAAGAGCTGATGGCCGATGCCCACATCCCCACCGCCGAATTCCAAATCTTCACTCACCCCGAACCCGCCAAGGATTACGTCAAGACTATGTTCGATGCGGGACGACAGGTGGCCGTCAAGGTCAGCGGGCTCGCCCTCGGCAAGGGTGTAACCGTCTGTTCAACCCTCGAAGAAGCCACTGAAGCGATCGACGCTGCAATGGTCGAGAAAGTCTTCGGCGATGCCGGGCATACATTGGTCATTGAGGAGCGGCTTACAGGCCGGGAGTTCAGCCTTCTCACACTGTGCAGCGGCACACACTTTCGTAGCCTGCCCGTAGCCCAAGACTACAAGCGGATTTTTGATGGCGACCGCGGCCCAAACACCGGGGGCATGGGCACATTCAGCCCCGTGCCCTGGATTACCGACGATATCGTTCGCCAAACAGAAGCAGCAGTTGTCGCTCCACTTCTCAATATGCTCAAGGACAGAGGCATCGACTACCGTGGTGTCCTCTTCTCAGGGCTGATGTTCGACGGCATGAAGATCAAGTGCCTTGAGTACAACGTTCGATTCGGAGATCCCGAGACTCAAAGCGTCATGAAACGGCTTGGTTCCGGGTTTGCCGCGGCTCTGTACGCTGTCGCAAAAGGGGAGCCGATACCCGCCTTCCAAGTGAAGCCAAATGCTGTGGTAACTGTCGTCCTCGCCAGCGCAAACTACCCCGCCGCTCCACAAACCAGCTTCCCGATCACGCTCCCTGAAACCATCCCCGATGGGCTAAATATCTTCCACGCAGGTACGAAAATCGTCGATGGCACACTCACGAACTCCGGGGGGCGCGTTCTGGCGGTATCTGCCGAAGCCCCCGATCTTGGACAAGCCCGCGAGACAGCTTACGACGTGGCAAAGCAGATCGCTTTCGAAGGTGTCCAGTACCGAACAGACATCGCCTCAATCTAA
- a CDS encoding PLP-dependent aminotransferase family protein: MLLKEGIEPDFEVRIDPDSREPVYRQIAEQLKSKIIEGVILPGQSLPTVRQLADRLSVSNFTVLHAYGLLQQQNLIESTIGRGTVVSKRAFREQGEFLIRQLAHSGPFNAFEDLSEAAGIRSLATACPDPALFHADEFWAELYALGKGSHWQMYYSPPHGEPELISAVQNLLRKDRIIATPSHVVITSGSTHAMTLAVDVVCDPGDTVLVESPSFLGSESFFAHRRVRPIPVPRTAEGFDIDAILALIKKHRPKCFILSPSYSAPTGYQLSYEQREAIAQIANDQQIFVLENESFSRIRYDGDALPPITAFGRGSGRVIHIGSFSYMLTPGLRLGYIASQINISKRIADRLRAQQLSLCRFTQLATASYLKNGSLDTHLQRVLPKYRLRRDAMLQALETSMPAGTQWSWPEGGFSTWVELPAGRDYSKLYQQAVEHGTAFAGGGLFLGCHEKERCMRLTFGMQSTSAIQEAVRILGKLVESSPTT, translated from the coding sequence GTGTTGTTGAAAGAGGGAATAGAACCAGATTTTGAAGTGAGGATCGACCCTGATTCTCGCGAACCTGTTTACCGCCAGATCGCCGAGCAGCTCAAATCGAAGATAATCGAAGGAGTCATCCTGCCCGGACAATCGCTTCCGACGGTACGCCAGCTCGCCGACCGCCTCAGCGTCTCGAACTTTACCGTCCTGCATGCCTACGGTCTTCTCCAACAGCAGAACCTGATCGAAAGCACGATCGGACGCGGCACCGTCGTAAGCAAGCGGGCCTTCCGCGAGCAAGGCGAGTTCCTCATCCGGCAGCTCGCCCACTCCGGCCCCTTCAACGCTTTCGAAGACCTCAGCGAGGCCGCCGGAATTCGGTCACTCGCCACGGCCTGCCCCGATCCTGCCCTGTTCCACGCTGACGAGTTCTGGGCCGAACTCTATGCGCTTGGAAAGGGTTCGCATTGGCAGATGTACTATTCGCCACCCCATGGCGAACCCGAGCTCATCTCCGCAGTACAGAACCTGCTGCGCAAAGATCGAATCATCGCGACACCATCGCACGTGGTCATCACCAGCGGCTCGACCCACGCCATGACGCTTGCCGTCGATGTCGTCTGCGATCCAGGGGACACCGTTCTCGTCGAATCTCCATCCTTCCTCGGGTCAGAATCCTTCTTCGCCCACCGTCGCGTACGCCCGATTCCCGTACCAAGAACGGCAGAAGGGTTCGATATCGACGCAATTCTTGCCCTCATCAAAAAGCACCGTCCCAAATGCTTTATCCTAAGCCCCTCGTATTCGGCGCCCACGGGCTATCAGCTCAGCTACGAACAGCGGGAAGCGATTGCCCAGATCGCAAACGACCAGCAGATCTTCGTTCTCGAAAACGAAAGCTTCTCTCGAATCCGCTACGATGGCGACGCATTGCCGCCGATCACCGCGTTCGGAAGAGGCAGCGGGCGGGTGATCCATATCGGCTCATTCTCCTACATGCTCACACCAGGACTTCGGCTGGGATACATCGCCTCGCAAATCAACATTTCAAAGAGAATCGCCGACAGGCTGCGCGCCCAACAGCTCTCGCTTTGTCGATTCACCCAGCTCGCGACAGCCTCATATCTGAAAAACGGTTCCTTGGACACCCACCTCCAGCGAGTGTTGCCCAAATACAGGCTTCGCAGGGACGCCATGCTGCAAGCGCTCGAAACATCCATGCCTGCCGGAACGCAGTGGTCATGGCCAGAAGGTGGCTTTAGCACTTGGGTTGAGCTTCCAGCTGGACGAGACTACAGCAAGCTCTATCAGCAGGCCGTCGAGCACGGCACCGCTTTCGCCGGCGGAGGTTTGTTCTTGGGTTGTCACGAAAAAGAGCGATGCATGAGGCTTACTTTTGGCATGCAATCGACCAGCGCCATCCAAGAAGCTGTTCGGATTCTCGGCAAGCTTGTCGAAAGTTCACCAACAACGTAG